A stretch of the Mycobacterium sp. ITM-2016-00317 genome encodes the following:
- the groL gene encoding chaperonin GroEL (60 kDa chaperone family; promotes refolding of misfolded polypeptides especially under stressful conditions; forms two stacked rings of heptamers to form a barrel-shaped 14mer; ends can be capped by GroES; misfolded proteins enter the barrel where they are refolded when GroES binds) — MSKQIEFNETARRAMEIGVDKLADAVKVTLGPRGRHVVLAKSWGGPTVTNDGVTIARDIDLEDPFENLGAQLVKSVATKTNDVAGDGTTTATVLAQAMVKAGLRNVAAGANPISLGLGISKAADAVSEALLAAATPVKDAKSIAQVATVSSRDELVGELVGEAMTKVGTDGVVTVEESSTMDTELEITEGVGFDKGFLSAYFVTDFDLQEAVLEDALILLHREKISSLPDLLPLLEKVAEAGKPLLIVAEDVEGEALSTLVVNAIRKTLKAVAVKAPFFGDRRKAFLDDLAVVTGGQVVNPDVGLLLREAGLDVLGTARRVVVDKDSTVIVDGGGTQEAIEGRKSQLRAEIEASDSDWDREKLEERLAKLAGGVAVIKVGAATETDLKKRKEAVEDAVAAAKAAVEEGIVVGGGAALVQARKSLEKLRSELSGDEALGVDVFSAALSSPLYWIATNAGLDGAVVVNKVGEQPAGHGFNAATLEYGDLIADGVIDPVKVTRSAVVNAASVARMILTTETAIVEKPVEAEDDGHGHGHGHGHAH; from the coding sequence ATGAGTAAGCAGATTGAGTTCAACGAAACCGCGCGTCGCGCTATGGAGATCGGCGTCGACAAGCTCGCCGACGCGGTCAAGGTGACGCTCGGCCCGCGCGGCCGCCATGTGGTGCTCGCCAAGTCCTGGGGCGGGCCGACCGTCACCAACGACGGCGTGACGATCGCGCGCGACATCGACCTCGAGGATCCCTTCGAGAACCTCGGTGCACAGCTGGTCAAGTCGGTGGCCACCAAGACCAACGACGTCGCCGGCGACGGCACCACCACCGCCACCGTGCTGGCTCAGGCCATGGTCAAGGCAGGTTTGCGCAACGTCGCTGCCGGCGCCAACCCCATCTCGCTCGGCCTCGGCATCTCCAAGGCCGCCGATGCCGTGTCCGAGGCGCTGCTGGCCGCCGCGACGCCGGTCAAGGACGCCAAGTCCATCGCGCAGGTCGCGACGGTGTCCTCGCGTGACGAGCTGGTCGGCGAACTCGTCGGCGAGGCCATGACCAAGGTCGGCACCGACGGCGTCGTCACCGTCGAAGAGTCCTCGACGATGGACACCGAGCTGGAGATCACCGAGGGCGTCGGCTTCGACAAGGGCTTCCTGTCGGCCTACTTCGTCACCGATTTCGACCTGCAGGAAGCGGTGCTCGAAGACGCACTGATCCTGCTGCACCGCGAGAAGATCAGCTCGCTGCCCGACCTGCTGCCGCTGCTGGAGAAGGTCGCCGAGGCAGGTAAGCCGCTGTTGATCGTCGCTGAAGACGTTGAGGGTGAGGCGCTTTCGACGCTTGTCGTCAACGCGATCCGCAAGACGCTGAAGGCTGTCGCGGTCAAGGCGCCGTTCTTCGGCGACCGCCGTAAGGCATTCCTGGACGACCTCGCGGTCGTCACCGGCGGCCAGGTCGTCAACCCCGACGTCGGCCTGCTGCTGCGCGAGGCGGGTCTGGACGTGCTCGGCACGGCCCGCCGTGTCGTGGTCGACAAGGACAGCACGGTCATCGTCGACGGCGGTGGCACTCAGGAGGCCATCGAGGGACGCAAGTCTCAGCTGCGCGCCGAGATTGAGGCTTCCGACTCCGACTGGGATCGCGAGAAGCTCGAAGAGCGACTGGCCAAGCTCGCCGGTGGCGTTGCGGTGATCAAGGTCGGCGCGGCCACCGAGACCGACCTGAAGAAGCGCAAGGAAGCCGTCGAGGACGCCGTCGCAGCCGCGAAAGCCGCTGTGGAGGAAGGCATCGTCGTCGGCGGCGGCGCCGCGCTGGTGCAGGCCCGCAAGTCGCTGGAGAAGCTCCGCTCGGAGCTGTCCGGTGACGAGGCCCTCGGCGTCGACGTGTTCTCTGCCGCACTGTCCTCGCCGCTGTACTGGATCGCCACCAACGCCGGACTCGACGGAGCGGTCGTGGTGAACAAGGTCGGCGAACAGCCTGCCGGACACGGCTTCAACGCCGCGACGCTGGAGTACGGCGACCTGATCGCCGACGGCGTCATCGACCCGGTGAAGGTGACGCGCTCGGCAGTGGTCAACGCGGCGTCGGTGGCCCGCATGATCCTGACCACCGAGACCGCGATCGTCGAAAAGCCGGTCGAGGCCGAGGACGACGGCCACGGCCATGGCCACGGCCACGGGCACGCCCACTAG
- a CDS encoding adenylate/guanylate cyclase domain-containing protein has protein sequence MDRIWQWAWERYGPRYAWACWAITLPLALPVYLAWSVGIIAFERSGRYLEAAAVTVAAVLVYLYVVIFPHGKEVRLIQRWAAGDDVDRADALRATYTYGRKLTVRGMVVTGVCIGSLFVVLGMIAGARGSRLLEYALLGAIAGTAGQLITLHSFVEATLRPARAAIAADTDIGDGLPQSRPAFATWTNTAMLAVGFAFAVAGAIMGAVFEMGRHGPILALVIGGVLVLVVGPSMWAAYSPLLQPLRDLAAGTRRVAVGDISRRLPVVQDDDLGALAASFNRMQAGLAERRRLHAAFGTYVDPDLAARLLEQGDDVFSGERREVTVMFVDIRDFTPFAEVNSAEDTVARLNDLFGIVVPAVVDAGGHVNKFLGDGALAIFGAPNDLANHADKALSAAVLIHRQVGERFDDELRIGVGINTGLVIAGTIGGGGKLEFTLIGDTVNVAARVEQLTKTTGDTILLTGTSVGALAGRPAGLTERGFFALKGKSAPVQVFGLDPVG, from the coding sequence ATGGATCGCATCTGGCAGTGGGCTTGGGAGCGGTACGGACCCCGGTACGCGTGGGCGTGCTGGGCGATCACGCTGCCTCTGGCACTGCCCGTCTATCTCGCCTGGTCGGTCGGGATCATCGCGTTCGAGAGGTCCGGCCGCTACCTCGAGGCGGCCGCCGTCACCGTCGCCGCCGTACTCGTCTACCTGTATGTGGTGATCTTCCCGCACGGCAAGGAGGTCCGTCTCATCCAACGCTGGGCCGCAGGCGATGACGTCGACCGCGCTGACGCACTGCGTGCCACCTACACCTACGGCCGCAAGCTGACCGTGCGCGGGATGGTCGTCACCGGTGTGTGCATCGGCTCGCTGTTCGTGGTGCTGGGGATGATCGCCGGAGCGCGCGGGTCGAGGCTGCTCGAGTACGCCCTTCTCGGCGCCATCGCCGGGACTGCCGGTCAACTGATCACGCTGCACAGTTTCGTCGAGGCGACGTTGCGGCCCGCGCGAGCGGCGATCGCCGCAGACACCGACATCGGTGACGGCCTGCCGCAATCCCGGCCCGCGTTCGCCACGTGGACGAACACCGCCATGCTCGCCGTGGGGTTCGCGTTCGCCGTCGCCGGCGCGATCATGGGCGCGGTGTTCGAGATGGGCCGGCACGGCCCCATCCTTGCCCTGGTGATCGGCGGAGTCCTGGTGCTCGTCGTCGGGCCCTCCATGTGGGCCGCGTATTCCCCTCTGCTGCAGCCACTTCGAGATCTCGCCGCGGGAACCCGCCGCGTCGCCGTTGGTGACATCAGCCGACGACTGCCGGTGGTGCAGGACGACGACCTCGGTGCCCTGGCGGCGTCGTTCAACCGAATGCAGGCGGGCCTGGCCGAGCGGCGGCGTCTTCACGCCGCCTTCGGTACCTACGTCGATCCCGATCTCGCGGCCCGACTGCTGGAGCAGGGCGACGACGTGTTCAGCGGCGAGCGCCGGGAAGTGACGGTGATGTTCGTCGACATCCGGGATTTCACCCCGTTCGCCGAGGTGAACTCCGCCGAGGACACCGTCGCACGGCTCAACGACCTGTTCGGGATCGTGGTCCCGGCGGTCGTGGACGCCGGTGGCCACGTCAACAAGTTCCTCGGCGACGGTGCGTTGGCCATCTTCGGCGCCCCCAACGACCTGGCCAACCACGCCGACAAAGCGCTGAGCGCCGCCGTCTTGATCCATCGCCAGGTGGGCGAGCGGTTCGACGACGAGTTGCGCATCGGTGTCGGGATCAACACCGGGCTGGTCATCGCCGGCACGATCGGCGGCGGCGGAAAACTCGAGTTCACGTTGATCGGCGACACGGTCAACGTCGCAGCCCGCGTCGAGCAGCTGACCAAGACGACCGGTGACACGATCCTTCTCACCGGCACCAGCGTCGGCGCCCTGGCCGGCCGGCCGGCCGGACTCACCGAGCGCGGGTTCTTCGCCCTGAAGGGGAAGTCGGCACCGGTGCAGGTCTTCGGTCTCGATCCGGTGGGGTGA
- a CDS encoding nuclear transport factor 2 family protein, which yields MTSTHSMTRNFTLLLGAAVVSAGCAASHAAPPDAPGNADIVRDGLARGVGGADTFYALLAEDVRWTVARATPRTYTSRQEFLDVAAAPIVDRLTGPIQAEVHEILADDDRVMARWRGTATARDGHPYVNEYNWVMTLEGGQVTDVVAYLDLVVLDELIERVPLPS from the coding sequence ATGACCTCCACACATTCGATGACCAGGAATTTCACCCTCCTACTGGGCGCCGCCGTCGTCTCTGCGGGGTGCGCAGCCAGTCACGCCGCGCCGCCCGACGCACCCGGCAACGCCGACATCGTGCGCGACGGCCTCGCCCGCGGTGTCGGCGGAGCCGACACGTTCTACGCGTTGCTCGCCGAGGACGTGCGGTGGACGGTGGCCAGGGCGACGCCTCGGACCTACACCTCACGCCAGGAGTTCCTCGACGTTGCCGCCGCGCCGATCGTGGACCGGCTGACCGGACCCATCCAGGCCGAGGTGCACGAGATCCTCGCCGACGACGACCGCGTCATGGCGCGGTGGCGGGGCACCGCGACCGCGCGGGACGGTCACCCCTACGTCAACGAGTACAACTGGGTGATGACTCTGGAGGGCGGCCAGGTCACCGACGTCGTCGCCTATCTCGACTTGGTCGTGCTCGACGAACTGATCGAGCGGGTGCCCCTGCCGTCCTGA
- a CDS encoding 3-deoxy-7-phosphoheptulonate synthase: MASAQTVTAPATSDRRIRRFSEIPSPHDVLAEFPLGARRAERVARDREEIADILAGRDDRLLVVVGPCSVHDPAAALDYAARLAEVAGELDGRLKIVMRVYFEKPRTTTGWKGLINDPGMDGTFDVARGLRTARQLLLDIIDIGLPVGCEFLEPTSPQYIADAVAWGAIGARTTESQVHRQLASGLSMPVGFKNGTDGNIQVAVDGVKAAAAQHVFFGMDDLGRGALVSTEGNDDCHVILRGGTGGPNSDAESVRATVAKLTAAGLPGRVVIDCSHANSGKDHVRQAGVAAEVAQLVRDGLPVSGVMLESFLVAGAQAPEARPLTYGQSVTDKCMDWTATSAVLRELARRD, from the coding sequence ATGGCTTCCGCCCAGACCGTGACCGCACCCGCGACGTCGGACCGGCGCATCCGCAGGTTCAGCGAGATCCCCAGCCCGCACGACGTGCTCGCCGAGTTCCCGCTCGGTGCCCGCCGCGCCGAACGGGTGGCCCGGGACCGCGAGGAGATCGCCGACATCCTGGCCGGACGCGACGACCGGCTGCTGGTCGTGGTGGGCCCGTGCTCGGTGCACGACCCCGCCGCTGCGCTGGACTACGCGGCCCGGCTCGCCGAGGTCGCCGGTGAGCTCGACGGTCGGCTCAAGATCGTGATGCGGGTCTACTTCGAGAAGCCACGCACCACCACCGGGTGGAAGGGGCTCATCAACGACCCCGGGATGGACGGCACCTTCGACGTCGCGCGGGGTCTCCGGACCGCCCGGCAACTGCTGCTCGACATCATCGACATCGGCCTGCCGGTCGGTTGCGAGTTCCTGGAGCCGACCAGCCCGCAGTACATCGCCGACGCCGTGGCGTGGGGCGCGATCGGTGCCCGCACCACCGAGTCGCAGGTGCACCGCCAGCTGGCGTCCGGGCTGTCGATGCCGGTCGGGTTCAAGAACGGCACCGACGGCAACATCCAGGTCGCCGTGGACGGCGTGAAAGCCGCTGCCGCCCAGCATGTCTTCTTCGGCATGGACGACCTCGGCCGCGGTGCGCTGGTGAGCACCGAGGGCAACGACGACTGCCACGTGATCCTGCGCGGCGGCACCGGGGGACCGAACTCCGATGCGGAGTCGGTGCGCGCGACGGTCGCCAAGCTGACCGCCGCCGGACTGCCCGGCCGCGTGGTGATCGACTGCAGCCACGCGAACTCCGGGAAGGACCACGTGCGTCAGGCCGGGGTGGCCGCCGAGGTGGCACAGCTGGTCCGCGACGGCCTGCCGGTCAGCGGCGTGATGTTGGAGAGCTTTCTCGTCGCCGGTGCGCAAGCGCCCGAGGCGCGTCCGCTGACCTACGGGCAGTCGGTCACCGACAAGTGCATGGACTGGACGGCCACCAGCGCGGTGCTGCGCGAGCTGGCCCGGCGCGACTGA
- a CDS encoding thiocyanate hydrolase — protein sequence MTSEELSHPVERVESPTLSQIVERNQVWPVMAAKYNVENPVPPWKTSLDGLCEALDHAACDADVPDFKERRDEEDLLTATRYADLPYPESQLVALAHSLLARGVIDDEDLRRRMSGIRTRLEA from the coding sequence ATGACCTCCGAGGAACTCTCCCATCCGGTCGAGCGTGTCGAGAGCCCGACGCTGAGCCAGATCGTGGAGCGCAACCAGGTGTGGCCGGTGATGGCCGCCAAGTACAACGTCGAGAATCCGGTCCCCCCGTGGAAGACCAGCCTCGACGGGCTGTGCGAGGCCCTCGACCACGCCGCGTGCGACGCCGACGTGCCGGACTTCAAGGAACGCCGGGACGAGGAGGACCTCCTGACTGCGACGCGCTACGCCGACCTGCCGTACCCGGAGAGCCAACTCGTCGCGCTGGCCCACTCGCTGCTCGCACGGGGCGTCATCGACGACGAGGACCTGCGCCGGCGGATGTCCGGCATCAGAACCCGGCTGGAGGCCTGA
- the scnC gene encoding thiocyanate hydrolase subunit gamma: protein MSDDHNHDHGHDHARTVKPMVDEITDFEVLEIALRELCIEKGIFTAEDHRRFTEFSEQIGPTPAARLVAKSWLDPDFKNLALTDALTASKEVGVDWLQPTGFGTPSDFVAFQVLEDTPTLHNVIVCGLCSCYPRPILGNSPEWYRTPNYRRRLIRWPREVLAEFGLYLSDDVAVRVEDSNQKHRFMVMPMRPEGTDGWTEDQLTEIITRDCLIGVALPKPGVTSNVIVDTRPALHP from the coding sequence ATGAGCGACGACCACAACCACGATCACGGCCACGACCACGCCCGCACCGTCAAGCCGATGGTGGACGAAATCACCGACTTCGAGGTGCTGGAGATCGCGTTGCGCGAACTGTGCATCGAGAAGGGCATCTTCACCGCCGAGGACCACCGGCGCTTCACCGAGTTCTCCGAACAGATCGGTCCCACCCCGGCCGCACGTCTGGTCGCGAAATCGTGGCTTGATCCGGACTTCAAGAATCTGGCCCTGACCGATGCGCTGACCGCCAGCAAAGAGGTCGGCGTCGATTGGCTGCAGCCCACCGGGTTCGGCACACCGAGTGACTTCGTGGCATTCCAGGTGCTCGAAGACACCCCCACCCTGCACAACGTCATCGTGTGCGGGCTCTGCTCGTGCTACCCGCGGCCCATCCTGGGCAACTCGCCCGAGTGGTATCGCACACCCAACTACCGCCGCAGGCTCATCCGCTGGCCCCGCGAGGTGCTCGCGGAGTTCGGCCTCTACCTGTCCGACGACGTCGCCGTGCGTGTCGAGGACTCCAACCAGAAGCACCGATTCATGGTGATGCCGATGCGGCCGGAGGGCACCGACGGCTGGACCGAGGACCAGCTGACGGAGATCATCACGCGCGACTGCCTGATCGGTGTGGCGCTGCCGAAACCCGGTGTCACGTCCAACGTCATCGTCGACACCCGGCCCGCCCTGCATCCCTAG
- a CDS encoding SH3-like domain-containing protein, with protein MAVSTQNHATSDSHDRADQLTLVSRLRSAFPELPDAPTADMLDHPRIKAYLKPVHDVGGEPDAPIKFENKQYEQWEELTYIMCEVLGWRGIWMSEERRRIGNVDVGRAQYLGLPYYARWLVSVARVLVEKHLITLGELGDRMAEVQERYAGGLDGKKIEAQPKSEGDGADVKRNEHHIKAVGIGDPQIYAGTAGEPGFAVGDSVVVRDTPVIFYTRTPEYVRGATGRIAKVSYESPAAEDETWGRTDAPAEWFYIVEFDMPDLFYGYAGAAHDKLRTEIPQRWLAPAN; from the coding sequence ATGGCCGTCAGCACACAAAACCACGCCACCAGCGATTCCCACGACCGGGCCGACCAGCTGACCCTGGTGTCGCGGCTGCGGTCGGCGTTCCCCGAACTGCCGGACGCCCCCACCGCGGACATGCTCGACCACCCCCGGATCAAGGCGTACCTCAAACCGGTGCACGACGTGGGCGGGGAACCCGACGCCCCGATCAAGTTCGAGAACAAGCAGTACGAGCAGTGGGAAGAGCTGACGTACATCATGTGCGAGGTCCTCGGCTGGCGCGGCATCTGGATGTCCGAGGAACGCCGCAGGATCGGCAACGTGGACGTCGGCCGCGCACAGTATCTCGGGCTCCCCTACTACGCACGGTGGTTGGTGTCGGTGGCCCGGGTGCTGGTGGAGAAACACCTCATCACCCTCGGCGAACTCGGCGATCGCATGGCCGAGGTCCAGGAGCGCTACGCGGGCGGGCTCGACGGCAAGAAGATCGAGGCGCAGCCGAAGTCCGAGGGAGACGGCGCCGATGTGAAGCGCAACGAGCACCACATCAAGGCGGTCGGCATCGGCGATCCGCAGATCTACGCCGGTACGGCGGGCGAGCCGGGATTCGCCGTCGGCGACAGTGTCGTGGTGCGCGACACTCCGGTCATCTTCTACACCCGGACCCCCGAGTACGTGCGCGGCGCCACCGGACGGATCGCGAAGGTCTCCTATGAGAGCCCGGCCGCCGAAGACGAGACCTGGGGCCGCACCGACGCCCCCGCGGAATGGTTCTACATCGTCGAGTTCGACATGCCGGACCTTTTCTACGGCTACGCCGGAGCGGCGCACGACAAGTTGCGCACCGAAATACCGCAGCGCTGGCTGGCGCCGGCGAACTGA
- a CDS encoding zinc-binding dehydrogenase, producing the protein MRATLMYEAGDVRVETVPDSVIKHPTDALVRITASCICGSDLHPYHHMPATDPPARMGHEFIGVVEDVGSDVGTVKPGDLVVSPFAVSDNVCEYCHDNLHTSCSHPDANFWDGIPDEGAQAEGIRVPLADGTLVKLPVAPDSALMPSLLTLADVYGTGFHAARMGGVGPGKRVTVIGDGAVGLLAVLSAKRLGAEQIILMGHHRDRTDLGREFGATDVVAERGEEGIARVRDLTGGEGTHAVLEAVGYMPAYQQALGVVRRGGVISRVGVPQYEEAPIGFGSLFRHNIRLAGGPAPVRAYIEELMPDILDGTLEPGRVFDTATDLDGVPDGYRDMDERRSLKVLVNV; encoded by the coding sequence ATGCGCGCCACACTGATGTACGAAGCCGGCGATGTCCGCGTCGAGACGGTCCCAGACTCCGTCATCAAACACCCGACCGACGCACTGGTACGCATCACCGCGTCGTGCATCTGCGGCAGCGATCTGCACCCGTATCACCACATGCCCGCCACCGACCCACCGGCGCGCATGGGGCACGAGTTCATCGGAGTCGTCGAGGATGTCGGGTCGGACGTCGGCACCGTCAAGCCCGGGGACCTGGTGGTCTCGCCGTTCGCCGTCTCCGACAACGTGTGCGAGTACTGCCACGACAACCTGCACACCTCCTGCTCGCATCCGGACGCGAACTTCTGGGACGGCATCCCCGACGAGGGTGCACAGGCCGAAGGCATCCGCGTGCCGCTCGCCGACGGCACCCTGGTGAAACTGCCCGTCGCGCCGGACTCGGCACTCATGCCCTCGCTGCTCACCCTGGCCGACGTCTACGGCACCGGGTTCCACGCCGCCAGAATGGGCGGGGTGGGCCCCGGCAAGCGGGTGACCGTGATCGGGGACGGCGCGGTGGGACTGCTGGCGGTGCTGTCCGCCAAACGACTCGGCGCCGAGCAGATCATCCTCATGGGACATCACCGCGACCGCACCGACCTGGGCCGCGAATTCGGCGCCACCGACGTCGTGGCCGAGCGCGGCGAGGAAGGGATCGCCAGAGTCCGTGACCTCACCGGCGGCGAGGGCACCCACGCTGTGCTCGAAGCAGTCGGGTACATGCCTGCGTATCAGCAGGCCCTGGGCGTCGTCCGGCGTGGCGGGGTGATCAGCCGGGTCGGGGTGCCCCAGTACGAGGAGGCGCCCATCGGATTCGGCAGCCTGTTCCGCCACAACATCCGCCTCGCCGGCGGGCCCGCCCCGGTGCGCGCCTACATCGAAGAGCTGATGCCCGACATCCTCGACGGCACGCTCGAACCCGGTCGGGTGTTCGACACGGCCACCGATCTGGACGGCGTACCCGACGGATACCGGGATATGGACGAGCGGCGCAGCCTGAAAGTGCTCGTAAACGTGTGA
- a CDS encoding WhiB family transcriptional regulator: protein MPQPQELPGPNADIWDWQMKGVCRGVDSSMFFHPDGERGRARAQREMRAKEMCRRCPVIAQCRSHALAVGEPYGIWGGLSESERELLLKRGIRRSA, encoded by the coding sequence TTGCCACAGCCGCAGGAGCTTCCCGGTCCGAATGCTGACATCTGGGATTGGCAGATGAAGGGGGTTTGCCGGGGCGTCGATTCGTCGATGTTCTTCCACCCCGACGGTGAGCGCGGCCGGGCCCGCGCTCAGCGTGAGATGCGGGCCAAGGAGATGTGCCGGCGTTGTCCTGTGATCGCACAATGCCGTTCACACGCACTCGCCGTCGGAGAGCCGTACGGCATCTGGGGCGGCCTGAGCGAATCCGAGCGTGAGCTGCTGCTCAAGCGCGGGATTCGCCGCAGCGCCTAG
- a CDS encoding sigma-70 family RNA polymerase sigma factor, producing MTISGERLDSVVAEAVAGDRDALREVLETIRPLVVRYCRARVGTAERSGLSADDVAQEVCLAAITALPRYRDQGRPFLAFVYGIAAHKVADAHRAAGRNKSDPMEIVPERFAGEAGPEQLAIDSEASARMAKLLQVLPEKQREILILRVVVGMSAEETADAVGSTAGAVRVAQHRALARLKSELTSNGRDHA from the coding sequence ATGACAATCTCGGGAGAACGTCTCGACAGTGTCGTTGCTGAGGCAGTGGCAGGTGATCGGGACGCGCTCCGGGAGGTGCTGGAGACCATCCGCCCCCTCGTCGTCCGGTACTGCCGGGCGAGGGTGGGGACCGCGGAACGCAGCGGTCTTTCAGCTGATGACGTAGCTCAGGAGGTGTGCTTGGCCGCCATCACGGCGCTGCCGCGTTACCGGGATCAGGGACGACCGTTCCTGGCCTTCGTGTACGGGATCGCAGCGCACAAGGTTGCCGACGCGCACCGCGCCGCCGGGCGGAACAAATCGGATCCGATGGAGATCGTGCCCGAGCGGTTTGCCGGCGAGGCCGGTCCGGAACAGTTGGCCATCGACTCCGAAGCCTCGGCGCGGATGGCCAAGCTGCTGCAGGTGCTCCCGGAGAAGCAGCGGGAGATCCTCATCCTGCGCGTCGTCGTCGGGATGAGCGCGGAGGAGACCGCGGACGCCGTCGGCAGCACCGCCGGAGCCGTGCGGGTCGCTCAGCACCGCGCGCTGGCGCGGCTGAAATCGGAGCTCACGTCGAACGGGCGGGACCATGCCTGA
- a CDS encoding anti-sigma-D factor RsdA: MPDFGRWNSAGGDPSLNEINRTDQFLDALAAQQPPYSTDRDEAELASLLAGWRDDVRETPMGHVLTPQDAAAALDRATRPAPRRRLSLAVVGSAAAAVLAIGGVGAVVAGSGPGDALYGLRSMLFGEQIQTRDDAVILAAQTEMQQVQQLIEQGDWQGAQAKLEAVTTTVATVDDMDRKQELVAQWQELTVKVEAQDPAATVAPDAVLPTFPDVPVVILEPDAPVTGPTSETTATPSPSETTSPSSAAETTSPSNSPSSETETTPPSSTAAPTSTSVRATPSPSSATATPSVTPSATPSVTPSTTVGQAPAPTTPTTPLQATTTLQSTTTLQTTTTLQTTTTLQTTTTRAATPTPTSVAPPVEEETVAPETPTVTLPTVTLPTTTTPIIPLPVPGEAG, encoded by the coding sequence ATGCCTGACTTCGGACGCTGGAACTCCGCAGGCGGAGACCCGTCGCTCAACGAGATCAATCGCACCGACCAGTTCCTGGACGCGCTGGCCGCACAGCAGCCGCCGTACTCGACCGACCGGGACGAGGCGGAGCTGGCGAGCCTGCTCGCGGGCTGGCGCGACGATGTGCGCGAGACCCCGATGGGTCATGTGCTGACGCCGCAGGACGCGGCCGCCGCATTGGACCGGGCCACCCGCCCGGCTCCGCGCCGGCGACTCTCGCTGGCGGTGGTCGGCTCGGCGGCCGCCGCGGTGCTGGCCATCGGCGGTGTCGGTGCGGTGGTGGCCGGGTCGGGCCCGGGCGACGCGCTCTACGGACTGCGCTCCATGTTGTTCGGTGAGCAGATCCAGACCCGCGACGACGCGGTGATCCTGGCTGCCCAGACCGAGATGCAGCAGGTTCAGCAGCTCATCGAACAGGGTGACTGGCAGGGTGCGCAGGCCAAACTCGAGGCCGTCACCACCACGGTCGCCACGGTCGACGACATGGATCGCAAGCAGGAACTGGTCGCCCAGTGGCAGGAGCTGACCGTCAAGGTCGAGGCCCAAGATCCCGCCGCAACCGTCGCCCCCGACGCGGTGCTGCCGACGTTCCCGGACGTGCCGGTCGTCATCCTCGAGCCCGACGCGCCGGTGACCGGGCCGACCAGCGAGACCACCGCGACGCCGTCTCCGTCGGAGACGACCTCGCCGTCGAGTGCGGCCGAGACCACCTCACCGTCGAACTCACCGTCGAGCGAGACGGAGACGACTCCGCCGTCGAGCACCGCTGCGCCGACGTCGACCTCGGTGCGGGCCACCCCGTCACCGTCGAGTGCGACGGCGACACCGTCGGTGACTCCCTCGGCGACCCCGTCAGTGACGCCGTCGACGACGGTCGGCCAGGCGCCTGCGCCGACGACACCGACGACGCCCCTTCAGGCGACGACGACTCTCCAGTCGACGACCACGCTTCAGACCACGACGACGCTTCAGACCACGACGACGCTTCAGACCACGACGACGCGGGCCGCGACGCCGACGCCGACCTCGGTGGCGCCACCGGTGGAAGAGGAGACGGTCGCGCCGGAGACGCCGACGGTGACTCTGCCGACGGTGAC